One segment of Streptomyces sp. NBC_01463 DNA contains the following:
- the folP gene encoding dihydropteroate synthase: MGVVNVTPDSFSDGGRWFDTTAAVKHGLDLVGEGADLVDVGGESTRPGASRVDESEELRRVVPVVRGLASEGVTVSVDTMRARVAEQAVAAGAVLVNDVSGGLADPDMVPVVAAAAVPFVVMHWRGFSESMNSRAVYGDVVAEVVEELRTRMDAVVAGGVAPERIVIDPGLGFAKDAAHDLSLIARLDALHGLGRPLLVAASRKRFLGHVLAGAGTAPPPARERDAATAAVSALSARAGAWAVRVHEVRATADAVRVARAVEGAA, encoded by the coding sequence ATGGGTGTCGTCAACGTGACGCCCGACTCCTTCTCCGACGGGGGCCGCTGGTTCGACACCACGGCGGCCGTCAAGCACGGCCTCGACCTGGTCGGTGAGGGCGCCGACCTGGTCGACGTCGGCGGTGAGTCGACCCGCCCCGGCGCCAGCCGGGTGGACGAGTCCGAGGAGCTGCGGCGCGTGGTCCCCGTGGTCCGCGGCCTCGCCTCCGAAGGGGTCACGGTCTCCGTCGACACCATGCGGGCCCGGGTCGCCGAGCAGGCCGTCGCCGCGGGAGCGGTCCTGGTCAACGACGTGAGCGGCGGACTGGCCGACCCGGACATGGTCCCGGTCGTCGCCGCCGCCGCGGTGCCGTTCGTCGTCATGCACTGGCGCGGCTTCAGCGAGTCCATGAACAGCCGGGCGGTCTACGGGGACGTCGTCGCCGAGGTCGTCGAGGAGCTGCGGACCCGGATGGACGCCGTGGTCGCCGGGGGTGTCGCCCCCGAACGCATCGTGATCGACCCCGGCCTCGGCTTCGCCAAGGACGCCGCGCACGACCTGTCGCTCATCGCCCGCCTGGACGCGCTGCACGGCCTCGGCCGCCCGCTGCTCGTCGCCGCCTCCCGCAAGCGGTTCCTGGGCCATGTACTGGCCGGTGCGGGCACCGCCCCGCCACCCGCCCGCGAGCGCGACGCGGCCACCGCCGCGGTCTCCGCGCTCTCCGCCCGGGCCGGTGCCTGGGCCGTCCGGGTCCACGAGGTACGGGCCACCGCCGACGCCGTGCGGGTCGCCCGCGCGGTCGAGGGAGCCGCGTGA
- the folB gene encoding dihydroneopterin aldolase, which translates to MDRVALRGLKARGHHGVFPREREEGQTFIVDLVLGLDTRPAAAADDLTKTVHYGVVAEEVVGVVQGEPVDLIETLAERIAQQCLKHEGVEEVEVVVHKPDAPITVPFDDVTVTITRSRA; encoded by the coding sequence GTGGATCGTGTCGCGCTGCGCGGCCTCAAGGCCCGTGGGCACCATGGCGTCTTTCCCCGGGAACGGGAAGAGGGACAGACGTTCATCGTGGACCTGGTGCTCGGCCTCGACACCCGCCCCGCGGCAGCCGCCGACGACCTCACGAAGACCGTGCACTACGGCGTGGTCGCCGAGGAGGTCGTCGGTGTGGTCCAGGGCGAACCCGTCGATCTGATCGAGACGCTCGCGGAGCGCATCGCCCAGCAGTGCCTCAAGCACGAAGGCGTCGAGGAGGTGGAGGTCGTGGTCCACAAGCCGGATGCGCCCATCACCGTCCCCTTCGACGACGTCACCGTCACCATCACCCGGAGCCGAGCATGA
- the folK gene encoding 2-amino-4-hydroxy-6-hydroxymethyldihydropteridine diphosphokinase, whose translation MTAFSTEGQSDPTVQPVPASVVEQVDAADITLSNPKRAVISLGSNLGNRLETLQGAIDALEDTPGLRVKAVSPVYETEPWGVDPGSQPSYFNAVIVVKTTLPPSSLLERGQAIEEAFDRVREERWGPRTIDVDIVAYADVVSDDPVLTLPHPRARERAFVLAPWHDVDPEAQLPGIGAVSELLAGVGRDGVLPRSDLELRLPE comes from the coding sequence ATGACTGCATTTTCTACCGAGGGGCAGAGCGACCCGACCGTACAGCCGGTTCCCGCCTCCGTGGTCGAGCAGGTGGACGCCGCCGACATCACCCTCTCCAACCCCAAACGGGCCGTGATCTCCCTCGGCTCCAACCTGGGCAACCGGCTGGAGACCCTCCAGGGCGCCATCGACGCCCTGGAGGACACCCCGGGCCTCCGGGTCAAGGCGGTCTCCCCGGTGTACGAGACGGAGCCGTGGGGCGTCGACCCGGGCTCCCAGCCCTCGTACTTCAACGCGGTGATCGTCGTGAAGACGACGCTGCCCCCGTCCTCCCTCCTGGAGCGCGGCCAGGCCATCGAGGAGGCCTTCGACCGGGTCCGTGAGGAGCGCTGGGGGCCGCGCACCATCGACGTCGACATCGTCGCGTACGCCGACGTGGTCTCCGACGACCCGGTGCTCACGCTCCCCCACCCCCGGGCCCGTGAGCGCGCCTTCGTCCTCGCCCCGTGGCACGACGTGGACCCCGAGGCCCAGCTGCCGGGCATCGGCGCGGTATCCGAGCTGCTGGCCGGTGTCGGCCGCGACGGCGTACTGCCCCGGTCCGACCTGGAACTCCGGCTGCCCGAGTAG
- a CDS encoding DUF3180 domain-containing protein, producing MKQLRLGVLAGLFAAAGVLSWGGARLWDSLGTLPSVPLAAPVVIAVIAVVLLATALSIRARLRAQRERRPGAKGVEPLMAARAVVFGQASALVVALVSGVYGGTGVFLLGSLDIPPRRDQAIYAGFAVLAGIAVIAAALFLEHVCKLPDDEDDNKNAAAA from the coding sequence GTGAAGCAACTACGGCTCGGGGTACTGGCCGGCCTCTTCGCCGCCGCCGGGGTGCTGTCCTGGGGCGGCGCCCGCCTCTGGGACTCCCTCGGCACCCTGCCGAGCGTGCCGCTGGCCGCGCCCGTCGTCATCGCCGTGATCGCCGTGGTCCTGCTGGCCACGGCACTGTCCATCCGCGCCCGGCTGCGCGCCCAGCGGGAGCGGCGGCCGGGCGCGAAGGGCGTCGAACCCCTGATGGCGGCCCGTGCCGTGGTCTTCGGCCAGGCCAGTGCCCTCGTCGTCGCCCTGGTCTCCGGGGTGTACGGCGGCACGGGCGTCTTCCTGCTCGGCTCCCTCGATATCCCGCCCCGCCGTGACCAGGCCATCTACGCGGGCTTCGCGGTCCTGGCCGGCATCGCGGTGATCGCGGCGGCGCTGTTCCTGGAGCACGTCTGCAAGCTCCCGGACGACGAGGACGACAACAAGAACGCGGCGGCCGCGTAG
- a CDS encoding nuclear transport factor 2 family protein, with protein MNEPQDEQASAAEDIEAVERANTAFYEAMERGDLDELTGLWLPGEDLTVSCVHPGWPVLSGRGEVLRSYALIMANTEYIQFFLTDVGVSMTGDTALVTCTENILSGGPAEEGSSLGPLVGQLVVATNVFRRTPDGWKLWSHHGSPVLAETGEEEDEDSSS; from the coding sequence GTGAACGAGCCGCAGGACGAGCAGGCCTCCGCCGCCGAGGACATCGAGGCGGTCGAGCGGGCCAACACCGCGTTCTACGAGGCCATGGAGCGCGGGGACCTGGACGAGCTGACCGGGCTCTGGCTGCCCGGCGAGGACCTCACGGTCTCCTGCGTCCACCCCGGCTGGCCGGTGCTCTCCGGCCGCGGCGAGGTGCTGCGCAGTTACGCCCTGATCATGGCGAACACCGAGTACATCCAGTTCTTCCTGACCGACGTCGGGGTCTCCATGACGGGCGACACCGCCCTGGTGACCTGCACCGAGAACATCCTCAGCGGCGGTCCCGCGGAGGAGGGCAGCTCCCTGGGCCCGCTGGTCGGTCAACTGGTCGTCGCGACCAATGTGTTCCGCCGCACTCCGGACGGCTGGAAGCTGTGGTCCCACCACGGCTCGCCCGTACTGGCCGAAACCGGTGAGGAAGAGGACGAAGACTCCTCCTCCTGA
- a CDS encoding phosphatidylglycerol lysyltransferase domain-containing protein translates to MSVTLDGDKSGSVPNGVRKFVHGPRPETVPVLVGTACTAVGLIDVAAGVFPRFRHSRMHTFAEVLPGALGPFAAALSLSAGVLLLLLAHGLKRHKRRAWRAAVVLLPAGAAAQFVYRHSVLGTLVSLTLCYLLVRHRSEFAALPDPRSRWRALANFVLLGAGSLGLGLVIVSVHPGRLVGNPSIADRLQHVLYGLFGFEGPVEYAGVTSWTVAYSLGALGLLTAVTTIYFAFRPEHPAARLTEDDEARLRALLERHGGRDSLGHFALRRDKAVVFSPSGKAAVCYRVVSGVMLASGDPIGDVEAWPGAIERFMDEARAHSWTPAVMGCSETGGEVWTRETGLDALELGDEAVVDVADFSLAGRAMRNVRQMVKRIERGGYETRVRRVADIGEAELVRIRRAAADWRGTDNERGFSMALGRIGDGADRDCFVATAHKADEQAADSPYGDLKAVLHFVPWGTDGMSLDLMRRDRAADPGMNELLIAASLQAAPRLGITRVSLNFAMFRSALARGEKLGAGPVLRIWRGLLVFLSRWFQIESLYKFNAKFRPRWEPRFVVYRTARDLPRISLAAMQAEGFVSFALPRPLARRLPAGGRRPCGHVRASGTEQGIRPA, encoded by the coding sequence ATGTCTGTCACGCTAGATGGGGATAAATCGGGATCGGTTCCGAATGGTGTACGCAAGTTCGTACACGGACCGCGGCCCGAGACCGTACCGGTGCTCGTCGGCACCGCCTGCACCGCCGTCGGCCTGATCGACGTCGCCGCGGGCGTCTTCCCGCGCTTCCGGCACAGCCGGATGCACACCTTCGCCGAAGTCCTCCCCGGGGCCCTCGGCCCCTTCGCCGCCGCCCTCTCACTGAGCGCCGGCGTCCTGCTGCTCCTCCTGGCCCACGGACTGAAGCGGCACAAGCGCCGGGCCTGGCGGGCCGCGGTCGTCCTGCTCCCGGCGGGCGCGGCGGCCCAGTTCGTCTACCGGCACTCGGTCCTGGGCACACTCGTCTCGCTGACGCTCTGCTACCTGCTCGTACGCCACCGGAGTGAATTCGCCGCGCTCCCCGACCCGCGCAGCCGTTGGAGGGCCCTGGCCAACTTCGTGCTGCTCGGCGCGGGTTCGCTCGGGCTCGGTCTGGTCATCGTCAGCGTCCACCCGGGCCGCCTGGTCGGTAACCCCAGCATCGCCGACCGGCTCCAGCACGTGCTGTACGGGCTGTTCGGCTTCGAGGGCCCGGTCGAGTACGCCGGTGTCACCTCCTGGACCGTGGCCTACTCCCTCGGCGCGCTCGGCCTGCTGACCGCCGTCACCACCATCTACTTCGCCTTCCGCCCCGAACACCCGGCCGCCCGGCTCACCGAGGACGACGAGGCACGGCTGCGCGCCCTGCTGGAGCGGCACGGCGGCCGCGACTCGCTCGGCCACTTCGCGCTCCGCCGCGACAAGGCCGTGGTCTTCTCGCCCAGCGGCAAGGCCGCCGTCTGCTACCGGGTGGTGTCCGGCGTGATGCTCGCCAGCGGCGACCCGATCGGCGACGTGGAGGCCTGGCCCGGTGCCATCGAACGCTTCATGGACGAGGCCAGGGCCCACTCCTGGACACCGGCCGTGATGGGCTGCAGCGAGACCGGCGGCGAGGTCTGGACCCGGGAGACCGGTCTCGACGCCCTGGAACTCGGCGACGAGGCGGTGGTCGATGTCGCGGATTTCTCCCTCGCCGGACGCGCCATGCGCAATGTGCGCCAGATGGTGAAGCGCATTGAGCGCGGCGGCTACGAGACCCGGGTCCGGCGGGTGGCCGACATCGGCGAGGCCGAACTGGTCCGCATCCGGCGGGCCGCCGCCGACTGGCGCGGCACCGACAACGAGCGCGGCTTCTCCATGGCGCTCGGCCGGATCGGCGACGGCGCCGACAGGGACTGCTTCGTCGCCACCGCCCACAAGGCCGACGAGCAGGCCGCGGACTCCCCGTACGGCGACCTGAAGGCCGTGCTCCACTTCGTCCCGTGGGGCACCGACGGCATGTCCCTGGACCTCATGCGCCGCGACCGGGCCGCCGACCCCGGCATGAACGAGCTGCTGATCGCCGCTTCCCTCCAGGCCGCGCCCCGGCTCGGCATCACCCGGGTGTCGCTGAACTTCGCGATGTTCCGCTCCGCCCTGGCGCGCGGCGAGAAACTGGGGGCGGGACCGGTGCTGCGGATCTGGCGCGGGCTGCTGGTCTTCCTGTCCCGCTGGTTCCAGATCGAGTCGCTGTACAAGTTCAACGCCAAGTTCCGGCCCCGCTGGGAGCCCCGGTTCGTGGTCTACCGCACCGCCCGCGACCTGCCCCGGATCTCGCTGGCCGCCATGCAGGCGGAGGGCTTCGTGAGCTTCGCCCTCCCCCGCCCGCTCGCCCGCCGGCTCCCGGCAGGCGGCCGGCGCCCCTGCGGGCACGTACGCGCCTCCGGCACCGAGCAGGGCATCCGCCCGGCGTGA
- the folE gene encoding GTP cyclohydrolase I FolE, protein MTDPVTLDGQGSIGEFDEKRAEAAVRELLIAVGEDPDREGLRETPGRVARAYKEIFAGLYQEPEDVLTTTFDLGHDEMVLVKDIEVFSTCEHHLVPFRGVAHVGYIPATSGKITGLSKLARLVDVFARRPQVQERLTTQIAESLMEILEPRGVIVVVECEHMCMSMRGIRKPGAKTLTSAVRGQLRDPATRAEAMSLIMAR, encoded by the coding sequence ATGACCGACCCGGTGACGCTGGACGGCCAGGGTTCGATCGGCGAGTTCGACGAGAAGCGGGCCGAGGCGGCCGTACGCGAGCTCCTGATCGCCGTCGGGGAGGACCCTGACCGGGAGGGGCTGCGGGAGACGCCGGGGCGGGTGGCACGGGCGTACAAGGAGATATTCGCGGGCCTGTACCAGGAGCCCGAGGACGTCCTGACGACCACGTTCGACCTCGGCCACGACGAGATGGTGCTGGTCAAGGACATCGAGGTGTTCAGCACCTGTGAGCACCATCTGGTGCCGTTCCGCGGAGTGGCGCACGTCGGGTACATCCCGGCGACCTCCGGCAAGATCACCGGGCTGTCGAAGCTGGCCCGGCTGGTGGACGTCTTCGCCCGCCGGCCGCAGGTGCAGGAGCGGCTCACCACGCAGATCGCCGAGTCCCTGATGGAGATCCTGGAGCCGCGCGGCGTGATCGTCGTCGTGGAGTGCGAGCACATGTGCATGTCGATGCGTGGGATCCGCAAGCCCGGGGCGAAGACCCTGACCTCGGCGGTCCGCGGACAGCTCCGCGACCCCGCGACGCGCGCCGAGGCCATGAGCCTCATCATGGCGCGCTGA
- the hpt gene encoding hypoxanthine phosphoribosyltransferase, protein MGTDLQSVLLTKEEIDAKLVELAAKIDAEYAGKDLLLVGVLKGAVMVMADLARALSTPVTMDWMAVSSYGAGTQSSGVVRILKDLDTDIKGKHVLIVEDIIDSGLTLSWLMSNLGSREPASLEICTLLRKPDAAKVALDCKWVGFDIPNEFVVGYGLDYAEKYRNLPFVGTLAPHVYGG, encoded by the coding sequence ATGGGTACCGACCTTCAGTCGGTGCTCCTCACCAAGGAAGAGATCGACGCGAAGCTCGTCGAACTGGCCGCGAAGATCGACGCGGAGTACGCGGGCAAGGACCTGCTCCTCGTCGGAGTCCTCAAGGGCGCGGTGATGGTCATGGCGGACCTGGCGCGCGCGCTGTCCACCCCCGTCACCATGGACTGGATGGCCGTCTCGTCGTACGGCGCGGGCACCCAGTCCTCCGGTGTCGTCCGGATCCTCAAGGACCTGGACACCGACATCAAGGGCAAGCACGTCCTGATCGTCGAGGACATCATCGACTCGGGCCTGACGCTGTCCTGGCTGATGTCGAACCTCGGCTCGCGCGAGCCCGCATCGCTGGAGATCTGCACCCTGCTGCGCAAGCCGGACGCGGCGAAGGTCGCGCTCGACTGCAAGTGGGTCGGCTTCGACATCCCCAACGAGTTCGTCGTCGGCTACGGGCTGGACTACGCGGAGAAGTACCGCAACCTGCCCTTCGTCGGCACCCTCGCCCCGCACGTCTACGGCGGCTGA
- the ftsH gene encoding ATP-dependent zinc metalloprotease FtsH: MDVKRYFRGPVMWIVLAVLAVVVLMQVVGSGGGYKTVDTGKVIQAISKNQVEQAKLTTGDDQIIKIELKDGQKLSGESGSKFQASYIGNQGVQLADTLQKKFESGDIDKGYTVSPSKQSPFVSILFSLLPFVLIVVVFLFLMNQMQGGGSKVMQFGKSKAKLITKDTPKTTFADVAGSDEAVEELHEIKEFLQEPAKFQAVGAKIPKGVLLYGPPGTGKTLLARAVAGEAGVPFYSISGSDFVEMFVGVGASRVRDLFEQAKANAPAIVFVDEIDAVGRHRGAGMGGGHDEREQTLNQLLVEMDGFDVKGGVILIAATNRPDILDPALLRPGRFDRQIAVDRPDMQGRLEILKVHQKGKPVAPDVDLGAVARRTPGFTGADLSNVLNEAALLTARGNLKLIDNNMLDEAIDRVVAGPQKRTRIMSEKEKKITAYHEGGHALVAAASPQSDPVHKITILSRGRALGYTMVLPEEDKYSTTRNEMLDQLAYMLGGRAAEELVFHDPTTGAANDIEKATATARAMVTQYGMTERLGAIKFGGDNTEPFVGREMGHQRDYSEEVAALVDEEVKKLIETAHNDAWEILVENRDVLDALVLQLLEKETLGKAEIAEIFAPIVKRPARPAWTGSARRTPSTRPPVLSPKELALTNGAATANGSVTDTVPAAEAIPEERPES, encoded by the coding sequence ATGGACGTGAAGCGATACTTCCGTGGGCCGGTCATGTGGATCGTGCTGGCCGTCCTCGCCGTGGTCGTGTTGATGCAGGTCGTCGGCTCGGGTGGCGGCTACAAGACGGTGGACACCGGCAAGGTGATCCAGGCGATCAGTAAGAACCAGGTGGAGCAGGCCAAGCTGACCACCGGTGACGATCAGATCATCAAGATCGAGCTGAAGGACGGCCAGAAACTCTCCGGCGAGTCCGGCAGCAAGTTCCAGGCGAGCTACATCGGCAACCAGGGTGTCCAGCTCGCCGACACGCTGCAGAAGAAGTTCGAGAGCGGTGACATCGACAAGGGTTACACCGTCTCGCCGTCGAAGCAGTCCCCGTTCGTCTCGATCCTCTTCTCGCTGCTGCCGTTCGTCCTCATCGTGGTCGTCTTCCTGTTTCTGATGAACCAGATGCAGGGTGGCGGCTCCAAGGTCATGCAGTTCGGCAAGTCCAAGGCCAAGCTGATCACCAAGGACACCCCCAAGACGACGTTCGCCGATGTGGCGGGGTCGGACGAGGCGGTCGAGGAACTCCACGAGATCAAGGAGTTCCTCCAGGAGCCGGCGAAGTTCCAGGCCGTCGGCGCCAAGATCCCCAAGGGTGTCCTGCTGTACGGGCCTCCCGGTACGGGCAAGACGCTGCTCGCACGCGCCGTCGCCGGTGAAGCGGGCGTCCCGTTCTACTCGATCTCCGGTTCCGACTTCGTCGAGATGTTCGTCGGTGTCGGTGCCTCCCGTGTCCGTGACCTCTTCGAGCAGGCCAAGGCGAACGCCCCGGCGATCGTCTTCGTCGACGAGATCGACGCAGTCGGCCGGCACCGCGGTGCCGGTATGGGCGGCGGACACGACGAGCGCGAGCAGACGCTGAACCAACTGCTCGTGGAGATGGACGGCTTCGACGTGAAGGGCGGCGTCATCCTGATCGCCGCCACGAACCGGCCGGACATCCTCGACCCGGCGCTGCTGCGCCCGGGCCGTTTCGACCGGCAGATCGCGGTCGACCGGCCGGACATGCAGGGCCGTCTGGAGATCCTCAAGGTCCACCAGAAGGGCAAGCCGGTCGCGCCGGACGTCGATCTCGGCGCCGTCGCCCGTCGCACGCCCGGATTCACCGGTGCCGACCTGTCGAACGTGCTGAACGAAGCGGCGCTCCTCACGGCGCGCGGCAATCTGAAGCTGATCGACAACAACATGCTCGACGAGGCCATCGACCGCGTCGTGGCGGGTCCGCAGAAGCGGACCCGGATCATGTCCGAGAAGGAGAAGAAGATCACCGCGTACCACGAGGGCGGACACGCCCTGGTCGCGGCGGCCTCACCTCAGTCGGACCCGGTCCACAAGATCACGATCCTCTCCCGCGGCCGCGCCCTCGGTTACACGATGGTGCTCCCGGAGGAGGACAAGTACTCCACGACGCGCAACGAGATGCTCGACCAGCTGGCTTACATGCTGGGCGGGCGCGCGGCCGAGGAGCTGGTCTTCCACGACCCGACGACCGGCGCTGCGAACGACATCGAGAAGGCCACCGCAACGGCCCGCGCGATGGTCACGCAGTACGGCATGACGGAGCGGCTCGGCGCCATCAAGTTCGGTGGCGACAACACCGAACCCTTCGTGGGCCGCGAGATGGGCCACCAGCGCGACTACTCGGAAGAGGTCGCCGCGCTGGTCGACGAAGAGGTCAAGAAGCTCATCGAGACCGCGCACAACGACGCGTGGGAGATCCTCGTCGAGAACCGCGACGTTCTGGACGCCCTGGTTCTCCAGCTCCTTGAGAAGGAGACCCTCGGCAAGGCGGAGATCGCCGAGATCTTCGCTCCGATCGTCAAGCGTCCGGCCCGTCCGGCGTGGACGGGCTCCGCCCGGCGCACGCCGTCCACCCGGCCGCCGGTGCTCTCCCCGAAGGAGCTCGCCCTCACCAACGGCGCCGCCACGGCGAACGGCTCGGTCACGGACACGGTTCCGGCGGCCGAGGCGATCCCCGAGGAGCGTCCCGAGAGCTAG
- a CDS encoding alpha/beta hydrolase-fold protein, with protein MGLTGNAVLILAIVLAVALFAVTIWLWPRLARRSVPAVFGRVGLLLGTQVAVFVSVGLMANNSFLFYGSWADLFGQKQELGVVTDHAAGTLAAKNIVRVGTQRPDVPGGSGPSAVGRIDKVVIAGRRSGIESSAYVYLPPEYFQPAYARRKFPAVVVLTGYPGTSENLIKGLGYPRTALERVRAGRAQPMILVMLRPTLAPPRDTECVDIKGGPRTETFFADDLPPAVSAGYRVGRHARNWGIIGNSTGGYCALKIGLHHPARFTASAGLSAYYEAAEDPTTGDLFHGDRRARERADLLWTLENRPQPDSSFLVTTSRHGESNYAETQEFVARVKRPAQVSSIVLASGGHNFNTWRREIPAALDWMSSRLSEN; from the coding sequence ATGGGCCTTACCGGTAACGCAGTGCTGATCCTGGCGATCGTGCTGGCCGTCGCGCTGTTCGCCGTCACGATCTGGCTCTGGCCCAGGCTTGCCCGGCGAAGTGTCCCCGCCGTGTTCGGCCGGGTGGGGCTGCTGCTGGGGACGCAGGTGGCGGTCTTCGTCTCGGTCGGCCTGATGGCCAACAACTCGTTCCTCTTCTACGGCTCCTGGGCGGATCTGTTCGGCCAGAAGCAGGAGCTGGGCGTGGTCACCGACCACGCGGCGGGGACGCTGGCGGCGAAGAACATCGTCCGGGTGGGGACGCAGCGGCCGGACGTGCCGGGAGGCTCGGGGCCCTCCGCGGTCGGCCGGATCGACAAGGTAGTGATCGCGGGGCGGCGCTCGGGGATCGAGTCCTCGGCGTACGTGTACCTGCCGCCGGAGTACTTCCAGCCGGCGTACGCCCGGCGGAAGTTCCCCGCGGTCGTGGTGCTGACCGGTTACCCGGGCACGTCGGAGAACCTCATCAAGGGGCTCGGATACCCCCGGACGGCCCTGGAGCGGGTGCGGGCGGGGCGGGCGCAGCCGATGATCCTGGTGATGCTGCGGCCGACGCTGGCGCCGCCGAGGGACACCGAGTGCGTGGACATAAAGGGCGGTCCGCGGACGGAGACGTTCTTCGCCGACGACCTGCCGCCGGCGGTCTCGGCCGGCTACCGCGTGGGCCGGCACGCCCGTAACTGGGGCATCATCGGCAACTCGACCGGCGGCTACTGCGCCCTGAAGATCGGCCTGCACCATCCGGCCCGCTTCACGGCGAGCGCGGGTCTTTCCGCGTACTACGAGGCGGCCGAGGACCCGACGACCGGAGACCTCTTCCACGGCGACCGGCGGGCCCGCGAGCGCGCCGACCTGCTGTGGACGCTGGAGAACCGGCCGCAGCCCGACTCGTCCTTCCTGGTGACGACGTCCCGCCACGGCGAGTCCAACTACGCCGAAACCCAGGAGTTCGTGGCCAGGGTGAAGCGGCCCGCGCAGGTCTCGTCGATCGTGCTCGCCAGCGGCGGGCACAACTTCAACACCTGGCGCCGGGAGATCCCCGCGGCCCTGGACTGGATGAGCAGCCGGCTCAGCGAGAACTGA
- a CDS encoding betaine/proline/choline family ABC transporter ATP-binding protein produces MIRFEHVTKRYADGTTAVDDLSFEVAEGELVTLVGPSGCGKTTTMKMVNRLIEPTEGRIFLDGDDISAIDPVQLRRRIGYVIQQVGLFPHRTVLENTATVPHLLGWKRGKGRARAAELLDLVGLDPSVYGDRYPEQLSGGQRQRVGVARALAADPPVLLMDEPFGAVDPVVRERLQNEFLRLQAQVRKTVLFVTHDIEEAVRLGDRIAVYGQGSIEQFDSPATVLGAPATGYVADFVGADRGLKRLSVTPIEESDLDRPPVVHLDDPLARATERLRADGARWAVVLDGDGHLHGWIPAGDALAATKGTVREHARRMEAWLPVGAPLKQAFATMLQHDAGWIAVIDEEGEGRFLGVLTPARLHEALRRSVSADDRSVPRAEVAVESVAGVAAKTAGP; encoded by the coding sequence ATGATCCGTTTCGAGCACGTCACCAAGCGGTATGCGGACGGCACCACCGCCGTCGACGACCTTTCCTTCGAGGTCGCCGAGGGCGAACTGGTCACGCTCGTCGGACCGTCGGGCTGCGGCAAGACGACCACCATGAAGATGGTGAACCGGCTGATCGAACCGACCGAGGGACGGATATTCCTCGACGGGGACGACATATCCGCCATCGACCCCGTCCAGCTGCGGCGCCGTATCGGCTATGTGATCCAGCAGGTCGGCCTGTTCCCGCACCGCACGGTTCTCGAGAACACCGCGACCGTCCCGCATCTCCTCGGCTGGAAACGCGGAAAGGGGCGCGCACGCGCCGCGGAACTCCTCGATCTGGTCGGACTCGATCCTTCCGTTTATGGCGACCGATATCCGGAACAGCTGTCCGGAGGTCAGCGCCAACGCGTGGGCGTGGCACGCGCATTGGCCGCGGACCCGCCGGTCCTGCTGATGGACGAGCCTTTCGGCGCGGTCGACCCGGTGGTCCGGGAACGCCTGCAGAACGAATTCCTGAGGCTTCAGGCCCAGGTCCGCAAGACCGTGCTGTTCGTCACGCACGACATCGAGGAGGCCGTCCGGCTCGGCGACCGTATCGCCGTCTACGGACAGGGCTCCATCGAGCAGTTCGACTCCCCCGCCACCGTGCTCGGCGCACCCGCCACCGGATACGTCGCGGACTTCGTGGGCGCGGACCGGGGGCTCAAACGCCTCTCGGTCACCCCGATCGAGGAGAGCGACCTCGACCGGCCGCCGGTCGTCCACCTCGACGACCCGCTGGCCAGGGCCACCGAGCGGCTGCGCGCTGACGGGGCGCGGTGGGCCGTGGTGCTGGACGGCGACGGCCATCTGCACGGCTGGATCCCGGCCGGTGACGCGCTCGCCGCCACCAAGGGCACGGTCCGCGAACACGCCCGCCGGATGGAGGCCTGGCTGCCCGTCGGCGCCCCGCTCAAGCAGGCGTTCGCCACCATGCTCCAGCACGACGCCGGATGGATCGCGGTCATCGACGAGGAGGGCGAGGGCCGGTTCCTGGGCGTGCTCACACCGGCCCGGCTCCATGAGGCGCTGCGCCGCTCCGTCAGCGCGGACGACCGGTCCGTGCCGCGCGCCGAGGTGGCCGTGGAGAGCGTGGCGGGCGTGGCGGCGAAGACCGCGGGGCCCTGA